A single window of Malus sylvestris chromosome 5, drMalSylv7.2, whole genome shotgun sequence DNA harbors:
- the LOC126624287 gene encoding uncharacterized protein LOC126624287 isoform X2 has translation MATLPSSVSSSSRPLLPLRRPAPIFRSVTTTTNSRTRRFSALVFASSASPFDDLRRPIRPPKSKKSVLSDLIQEIEPLNVSLIQKDVPPTTVDAMKRTISGMLGLLPSDQFQVLIEALWEPLSKLLVSSMMTGYTLRNAEYRLCLERNFDLCEDKLEKQTPENGKVDLQGMLLESANIIKFPGKDKFSSNAGEVTEDSLENIDIQGLGEVSPEAQQYILQLQAHLSSAKKELHEVKRKSAALQMQQFVGEEKNDLLDYLRSLQPEEVAELSEPTSPELREIIHSVIHGLLATLSPKMHSKAPPSSESASAGVINGESEDCAELVENTSLHFQPLISLTRDYLARLLFC, from the exons ATGGCGACCCTTCCCTCCTCCGTCTCCTCCTCTTCTCGTCCTCTACTTCCTCTCCGCCGCCCTGCTCCTATCTTCCGCTCCGTCACCACAACCACTAACTCCAGAACTAGAAGATTCTCAGCTCTAGTTTTCGCTTCTTCCGCTTCTCCTTTTGATGATCTTAGGCGCCCAATCCGGCCCCCCAAGTCCAAG AAGTCGGTTCTCTCAGATTTGATACAAGAGATAGAACCCTTGAACGTGAGCCTTATTCAGAAAGATGTTCCACCTACTACCGTGGATGCCATGAAAAGGACTATTTCAGGCATGTTGGGCTTACTTCCATCTGATCAATTTCAAGTTCTTATTGAGGCCTTATGGGAACCCCTCTCTAAGTTGTTGGTTTCTTCAATGATGACTGG GTATACTCTTAGGAATGCCGAATATAGGCTTTGTCTAGAACGGAATTTTGATCTATGTGAAGATAAGCTTGAAAAACAAACACCAGAAAATGGTAAAGTTGATTTGCAAGGGATGTTGCTTGAAAGTGCAAATATTATCAAATTTCCTGGAAAAGATAAGTTTTCTTCCAATGCTGGAGAAGTTACTGAAGACTCATTGGAGAATATTGATATTCAAGGCCTTGGTGAAGTGTCTCCTGAGGCTCAACAATATATTCTTCAGTTGCAGGCTCATTTATCTTCTGCCAAAAAG GAACTCCATGAAGTCAAGAGGAAAAGTGCTGCTCTTCAAATGCAACAGTTTGTTGGGGAAGAAAAGAATGATTTGCTGGACTATTTGAGATCGTTACAGCCAGAAGAG GTAGCTGAGCTATCAGAACCAACGTCCCCTGAACTGAGAGAAATAATCCACTCTGTTATCCATGGTCTACTTGCAACCCTTTCTCCAAAGATGCATTCTAAAGCACCTCCTTCATCCGAGAGTGCCTCAGCTGGAGTAATAAATGGTGAGAGTGAAGATTGTGCGGAACTTGTTGAGAACACTTCACTTCATTTTCAGCCCCTTATTTCATTAACGCGGGACTACCTGGCACGTCTCCTCTTCTG ttga
- the LOC126624287 gene encoding uncharacterized protein LOC126624287 isoform X1, with product MATLPSSVSSSSRPLLPLRRPAPIFRSVTTTTNSRTRRFSALVFASSASPFDDLRRPIRPPKSKKSVLSDLIQEIEPLNVSLIQKDVPPTTVDAMKRTISGMLGLLPSDQFQVLIEALWEPLSKLLVSSMMTGYTLRNAEYRLCLERNFDLCEDKLEKQTPENGKVDLQGMLLESANIIKFPGKDKFSSNAGEVTEDSLENIDIQGLGEVSPEAQQYILQLQAHLSSAKKELHEVKRKSAALQMQQFVGEEKNDLLDYLRSLQPEEVAELSEPTSPELREIIHSVIHGLLATLSPKMHSKAPPSSESASAGVINGESEDCAELVENTSLHFQPLISLTRDYLARLLFWCMLLGHYLKGLEYRMELTELLSLTSNAESDTPDDDQTA from the exons ATGGCGACCCTTCCCTCCTCCGTCTCCTCCTCTTCTCGTCCTCTACTTCCTCTCCGCCGCCCTGCTCCTATCTTCCGCTCCGTCACCACAACCACTAACTCCAGAACTAGAAGATTCTCAGCTCTAGTTTTCGCTTCTTCCGCTTCTCCTTTTGATGATCTTAGGCGCCCAATCCGGCCCCCCAAGTCCAAG AAGTCGGTTCTCTCAGATTTGATACAAGAGATAGAACCCTTGAACGTGAGCCTTATTCAGAAAGATGTTCCACCTACTACCGTGGATGCCATGAAAAGGACTATTTCAGGCATGTTGGGCTTACTTCCATCTGATCAATTTCAAGTTCTTATTGAGGCCTTATGGGAACCCCTCTCTAAGTTGTTGGTTTCTTCAATGATGACTGG GTATACTCTTAGGAATGCCGAATATAGGCTTTGTCTAGAACGGAATTTTGATCTATGTGAAGATAAGCTTGAAAAACAAACACCAGAAAATGGTAAAGTTGATTTGCAAGGGATGTTGCTTGAAAGTGCAAATATTATCAAATTTCCTGGAAAAGATAAGTTTTCTTCCAATGCTGGAGAAGTTACTGAAGACTCATTGGAGAATATTGATATTCAAGGCCTTGGTGAAGTGTCTCCTGAGGCTCAACAATATATTCTTCAGTTGCAGGCTCATTTATCTTCTGCCAAAAAG GAACTCCATGAAGTCAAGAGGAAAAGTGCTGCTCTTCAAATGCAACAGTTTGTTGGGGAAGAAAAGAATGATTTGCTGGACTATTTGAGATCGTTACAGCCAGAAGAG GTAGCTGAGCTATCAGAACCAACGTCCCCTGAACTGAGAGAAATAATCCACTCTGTTATCCATGGTCTACTTGCAACCCTTTCTCCAAAGATGCATTCTAAAGCACCTCCTTCATCCGAGAGTGCCTCAGCTGGAGTAATAAATGGTGAGAGTGAAGATTGTGCGGAACTTGTTGAGAACACTTCACTTCATTTTCAGCCCCTTATTTCATTAACGCGGGACTACCTGGCACGTCTCCTCTTCTG gTGCATGCTGTTAGGACACTACCTGAAGGGTCTAGAGTATCGGATGGAGCTGACGGAGCTTCTGTCCCTGACAAGCAATGCTGAAAGCGATACCCCTGATGATGATCAAACTGCATAA